One segment of Candidatus Margulisiibacteriota bacterium DNA contains the following:
- a CDS encoding 4-hydroxy-3-methylbut-2-en-1-yl diphosphate synthase, which translates to MRKKTKQIAIGNVFIGDENKIAVQSMTNTNTEDYEATLQQVKRLVESGCEIIRVSFPSDRSVGLIPEYKKMFTVPLVADIHFDHTLAIKAIEAGVDKIRINPGNIGSDEKVRKVIHAARSHNIPIRIGVNGGSLPSNIDQNRDLLPVTIAAIKYIEFFHNEKFYDIIISVKMSDVTTTIKAYQEISSYCNYPLHVGITEAGTKHYGIVKSSVGIGAILSQGIGDTIRVSLTGDPVQEVSVAQNILKSLGLRKFGPEIIACPTCSRTKVNLEEIALLVEEKTKRLTTPITIAVMGCAVNGPGEAKHADIGVACGQGEGLLFRKGEIVKKVPEKQIVDELLQLIDTIAKEYENT; encoded by the coding sequence ATGAGAAAAAAAACAAAACAAATAGCAATCGGTAATGTCTTTATTGGCGATGAAAATAAAATCGCAGTTCAATCGATGACCAATACCAATACTGAAGATTATGAGGCCACGTTACAGCAAGTTAAACGGCTTGTCGAGTCCGGTTGCGAAATTATCAGGGTGAGTTTTCCAAGCGATAGATCAGTCGGGCTCATACCTGAATACAAAAAAATGTTTACGGTGCCACTCGTTGCTGATATACATTTTGATCACACCTTAGCTATTAAAGCTATCGAAGCTGGAGTTGATAAGATAAGGATTAATCCAGGCAATATTGGTTCTGACGAAAAGGTCAGAAAGGTTATACATGCTGCGCGTAGCCATAACATACCGATAAGGATAGGAGTAAACGGCGGCTCGCTTCCTTCCAATATTGACCAGAATCGTGATCTATTACCAGTAACTATTGCCGCGATAAAATACATAGAATTCTTTCATAACGAAAAGTTCTACGATATCATTATTTCCGTAAAAATGAGCGATGTAACCACAACAATAAAAGCGTACCAGGAAATATCGAGCTACTGTAATTATCCATTGCATGTCGGAATCACCGAAGCCGGAACGAAACACTACGGTATCGTTAAGTCGTCAGTCGGCATAGGCGCAATACTATCGCAAGGAATAGGCGACACCATACGAGTCAGTTTGACAGGTGACCCGGTACAGGAAGTGTCTGTTGCCCAAAATATCTTGAAATCACTGGGACTGAGAAAGTTCGGACCGGAAATAATAGCCTGTCCTACCTGCTCAAGGACAAAAGTAAATCTTGAAGAAATCGCACTTCTCGTCGAAGAAAAAACAAAAAGATTAACGACACCGATTACCATAGCCGTTATGGGATGTGCAGTTAACGGTCCGGGAGAAGCGAAACACGCGGACATTGGAGTAGCCTGCGGTCAAGGAGAAGGTCTGCTTTTTAGGAAGGGCGAAATCGTAAAGAAAGTCCCCGAAAAACAAATCGTTGACGAGTTGCTCCAATTAATTGATACAATAGCCAAAGAATATGAGAATACTTAG
- the argS gene encoding arginine--tRNA ligase (catalyzes a two-step reaction, first charging an arginine molecule by linking its carboxyl group to the alpha-phosphate of ATP, followed by transfer of the aminoacyl-adenylate to its tRNA; class-I aminoacyl-tRNA synthetase), which produces MIEHQIRNVLGASLEKLNISTPLDQIVIETPRNEEHGDYATNVAFSLTKALKKSPALIAQEISTTINDSAHSSILAKPINGFINFFLSDEYLHKEVTSINDNYGKSDKGKGERYLIEYVSANPTGPLHIGHGRWAAIGDSLVKMLKEVGFDARSEFYINDAGNQINKFRESVLAAKKGQPIPEDGYHGSYVLDLAHVDRDPVLAMLEDQEKTLELFRCSFDNWINESSLHQRNLVSQLIEVLKQKNVTYEKDGALWFRSTDYDDDKDRVLIRENGEPTYFAADIAYHYDKFQRDTDHAVNIWGADHHGYVQRMKAALQVILDEKIRSQNKTIDDYFTVIIGQLVKLFRSGEEVRMSKRTGDMITLREVIDEIGVDAARYFLAMRSNDQVLDFDLNLAKEQSSNNPVYYVQYAHARICSIIRKVENYSADTALNRLLEAEERKLLVKLIRFPGLLQKAARDYSPYMLTQYMEELATTFHAFYQRCKVIGDDAAIMDQRLTYIEKASVIIKKGLNLIGVDAPQSM; this is translated from the coding sequence ATGATCGAACATCAAATAAGGAATGTCCTTGGCGCATCATTAGAGAAACTAAATATTAGCACTCCCTTAGACCAGATCGTTATTGAGACCCCGAGAAATGAAGAGCATGGAGATTATGCAACAAATGTAGCATTTTCTCTTACAAAAGCACTGAAAAAGTCTCCGGCACTCATCGCGCAGGAAATCTCAACAACGATTAATGATAGCGCTCATTCCAGCATACTTGCAAAGCCAATAAACGGATTTATCAATTTTTTTCTTTCTGACGAATATCTTCATAAAGAAGTAACTTCGATTAACGATAATTACGGCAAATCTGACAAGGGTAAAGGCGAGAGATATCTTATAGAATATGTTTCAGCTAACCCTACCGGGCCACTTCATATCGGGCATGGAAGATGGGCTGCAATTGGGGATAGCCTCGTTAAAATGCTTAAAGAAGTGGGATTCGATGCGCGGTCTGAATTCTACATCAATGATGCAGGTAATCAGATCAACAAATTCCGGGAATCAGTTCTTGCTGCAAAAAAAGGCCAACCGATACCTGAAGACGGTTATCATGGGTCCTACGTTCTTGACCTTGCACATGTTGATCGAGATCCGGTTTTAGCTATGCTTGAAGATCAGGAAAAGACTCTGGAATTGTTTCGTTGTTCTTTTGATAACTGGATAAATGAATCTAGCCTCCACCAAAGAAACCTTGTTTCACAGCTAATCGAAGTGCTCAAACAAAAAAATGTCACCTACGAAAAAGATGGTGCATTATGGTTCAGGAGCACTGATTACGACGATGACAAAGACCGTGTACTGATTAGGGAAAACGGAGAACCGACATACTTTGCTGCGGATATTGCCTATCATTATGACAAATTTCAAAGAGATACCGATCATGCAGTTAATATCTGGGGAGCGGACCACCATGGATATGTACAACGGATGAAAGCAGCGCTCCAGGTTATTCTGGATGAGAAAATCCGTTCTCAGAATAAAACAATAGATGATTATTTTACGGTTATCATAGGCCAGTTGGTAAAATTGTTTCGATCAGGCGAAGAAGTCCGTATGTCTAAACGGACTGGCGATATGATAACGCTACGAGAAGTTATTGACGAAATCGGTGTTGATGCGGCGCGTTATTTTCTCGCGATGAGAAGTAATGACCAGGTACTCGATTTTGATCTCAATCTGGCAAAAGAGCAGTCGAGCAATAATCCGGTCTATTATGTCCAGTACGCCCATGCTAGAATATGCAGCATAATAAGAAAAGTTGAAAATTATTCTGCAGATACTGCGCTGAATCGACTTCTCGAAGCTGAGGAAAGAAAATTATTAGTAAAATTAATTCGATTTCCAGGCCTGCTTCAAAAAGCAGCCAGAGATTATTCTCCCTATATGCTCACACAATATATGGAAGAACTTGCAACGACCTTCCACGCTTTCTACCAACGATGTAAAGTGATCGGCGATGACGCAGCAATTATGGACCAAAGGCTCACGTACATTGAGAAAGCAAGTGTGATAATCAAAAAAGGATTAAATCTGATCGGGGTTGATGCTCCGCAGAGCATGTAA